A window of the Candidatus Paceibacterota bacterium genome harbors these coding sequences:
- a CDS encoding NUDIX domain-containing protein: MPVEKSAGVIVFRKSEGKLFYLLLHYPRGSRRPKPYWDFPKGHIEKGEKLIMTARRETTEETGLTDISFIKGFEEKIKYFFEFKGKTILKFVVFYLAETKTKRVKISKEHMGYKWLPFERALKQLKFQNAKRILKKANNFLVIE; the protein is encoded by the coding sequence ATGCCTGTTGAAAAGTCTGCCGGCGTCATCGTTTTCAGAAAATCAGAAGGTAAACTCTTTTACCTTCTTTTGCACTATCCCAGAGGGTCCAGAAGGCCAAAACCTTATTGGGATTTTCCTAAAGGACATATTGAAAAAGGTGAAAAGCTGATAATGACAGCCAGGAGAGAAACAACTGAGGAGACAGGATTGACTGATATTAGTTTTATTAAAGGGTTTGAAGAAAAAATTAAATATTTTTTTGAATTTAAAGGTAAAACAATCTTAAAATTCGTTGTTTTCTACTTAGCCGAAACAAAAACAAAAAGAGTAAAGATTTCGAAAGAGCATATGGGGTACAAATGGCTTCCTTTCGAGAGAGCATTAAAACAGCTGAAATTCCAAAATGCCAAAAGAATCCTCAAAAAAGCAAATAATTTCCTTGTTATTGAATAG
- the polX gene encoding DNA polymerase/3'-5' exonuclease PolX produces the protein MNNQELAKVFYEISDYLEMDKVAFKPYAYQKAAIALESMEEDVEDIYRRGGIKDLEEIPGVGKSIAEKIEEYLKTGKIQYYQQFKKRLPLDLEEIIAVEGMGPKRAKLLYQKLGVRNVKELEKAAKAHKIAALEGFGEKTEKNLLEGIAFLKRSKGRFLLGEILPKVKEILDKLKALKEVEQISEAGSVRRRKETIGDVDILITAKNLHPVRKKSSNGAKKVMDFFVQLPNITKIWGKGTTKSSIRLREGFDVDLRVVSKKSFGSALQYFTGSKEHNIVLRRIAIKKGMKLNEYGLFKGKKMIAGWYENGVYKALGLSWIEPELREDQGELEAARNGELPKIIGYKDIKGDLHCHSAWDGGTNTIEVMAKAAQDMGYQYIGIADHTKFLRIENGLDEKELEQQRKEIDKLNEKLAPYRTKGSDAGFHILQGCEANILSDGSIDIKDKALEKLDFVIAGIHSAFKMEKSKMTERMIKAMRNPNVDIISHPTGRILKKRDEYQIDFDKILKVAKETKTILEINAWPERLDLNEKNIKKAKEAGVKMVINTDSHDKNHMRFMNFGIAQARRGWAEKSDIINSQPLAKLLQYFK, from the coding sequence GTGAATAACCAAGAATTAGCCAAAGTCTTTTACGAAATTTCCGATTACTTGGAAATGGATAAAGTGGCTTTCAAACCTTATGCCTATCAAAAGGCAGCCATTGCTTTGGAGAGCATGGAAGAAGATGTTGAAGATATTTACAGACGGGGAGGAATTAAAGATCTTGAGGAAATTCCGGGAGTCGGCAAAAGTATCGCCGAAAAGATTGAAGAATATTTGAAAACAGGAAAAATACAATATTATCAGCAGTTCAAGAAACGTTTGCCCTTAGATCTGGAAGAGATAATTGCTGTTGAGGGAATGGGACCAAAAAGAGCAAAGTTGCTTTATCAGAAATTGGGAGTAAGAAACGTTAAGGAGCTGGAAAAAGCAGCTAAGGCTCACAAGATTGCTGCTTTGGAGGGATTCGGCGAGAAAACAGAGAAAAATCTTTTAGAAGGAATTGCTTTTTTGAAAAGATCAAAAGGAAGATTTCTGCTTGGTGAGATTCTGCCGAAAGTAAAAGAAATTTTAGACAAGCTAAAAGCCTTAAAAGAAGTGGAACAGATAAGCGAAGCTGGTTCTGTCAGAAGAAGGAAAGAAACCATTGGCGACGTTGATATTTTAATAACGGCGAAAAATCTTCACCCCGTTAGAAAAAAATCTTCTAATGGGGCAAAAAAAGTAATGGATTTTTTTGTTCAGCTGCCGAATATAACAAAAATATGGGGGAAAGGAACGACGAAATCTTCCATAAGGCTGAGAGAGGGGTTTGACGTTGATTTGAGAGTGGTTTCTAAAAAATCTTTCGGTTCAGCCTTGCAGTATTTTACCGGTTCCAAAGAGCATAATATTGTTTTAAGGAGAATTGCCATTAAAAAAGGAATGAAGCTGAACGAATACGGGCTTTTTAAAGGAAAGAAAATGATTGCTGGCTGGTATGAAAACGGCGTTTACAAGGCTTTAGGTCTTTCCTGGATTGAACCGGAACTGAGAGAAGACCAGGGTGAGTTGGAAGCAGCTCGAAATGGGGAATTGCCAAAAATTATTGGCTATAAAGATATTAAGGGTGATTTGCATTGTCATTCTGCTTGGGATGGTGGAACAAATACGATTGAAGTTATGGCAAAAGCGGCTCAGGACATGGGTTATCAATATATCGGCATTGCTGACCATACAAAGTTCTTAAGAATTGAGAACGGATTGGACGAAAAAGAATTAGAACAACAACGGAAAGAGATTGATAAATTAAATGAAAAACTTGCCCCGTACCGAACCAAAGGTTCTGATGCGGGGTTCCACATTCTCCAAGGGTGTGAAGCTAATATATTGTCTGACGGTTCGATTGATATTAAAGATAAAGCATTGGAAAAACTGGATTTTGTTATTGCCGGAATACATTCAGCTTTTAAAATGGAAAAATCAAAAATGACAGAAAGAATGATTAAAGCGATGAGAAATCCGAATGTAGATATAATTTCCCATCCAACAGGCAGGATTTTAAAGAAGAGAGACGAATATCAGATAGACTTTGATAAAATTCTGAAGGTGGCCAAGGAAACGAAAACGATTTTAGAAATCAATGCTTGGCCGGAAAGATTGGATTTGAACGAAAAGAATATTAAAAAAGCCAAAGAAGCTGGCGTGAAGATGGTAATTAATACCGATTCACACGATAAAAACCATATGCGATTCATGAATTTCGGCATTGCCCAGGCTCGTCGTGGTTGGGCAGAAAAAAGCGATATCATTAACAGCCAGCCATTAGCAAAATTATTGCAATATTTTAAATAA
- a CDS encoding MFS transporter, producing the protein MTGINKVIKTLIISDFFLQCGWGLIGPIFAIFITQQINGGNLAAVGLIAATFWFVKSVAQPFIAHYLDVKKGEKDDFNLLVFGMFFANLIPLAYIFTTELWHIFLLEAIRGLCMACVLPSWAGIFTRHIDRGWEAFSWSIESTTIGFAFSFAAAFGGILATFLGFKIIFVLISLFGLGATFLLFFMRNHLFHRDGFIPRVPPTEKPF; encoded by the coding sequence ATGACGGGGATTAATAAAGTTATCAAAACTCTCATTATTTCCGATTTTTTTCTTCAGTGCGGCTGGGGATTAATCGGCCCAATTTTTGCCATTTTCATAACCCAGCAAATTAATGGCGGCAACTTAGCTGCTGTTGGTCTTATTGCTGCCACTTTTTGGTTTGTTAAATCAGTTGCCCAGCCATTTATCGCCCATTACCTTGACGTCAAGAAAGGAGAGAAAGACGATTTTAACCTTTTGGTTTTCGGCATGTTTTTCGCCAATTTGATTCCTTTGGCATATATTTTTACCACGGAGCTTTGGCATATATTTTTACTGGAAGCGATAAGAGGACTGTGTATGGCCTGCGTTTTGCCCAGCTGGGCAGGTATTTTCACCAGGCATATTGATAGAGGATGGGAGGCGTTTTCCTGGAGTATTGAGAGCACTACCATTGGCTTTGCTTTCAGTTTTGCCGCTGCTTTCGGCGGAATATTAGCTACTTTCTTAGGCTTTAAGATTATTTTCGTTTTAATAAGTCTTTTTGGATTAGGAGCCACTTTCCTTTTGTTTTTTATGCGCAACCATCTTTTTCACAGAGATGGCTTTATTCCGAGAGTTCCGCCTACGGAAAAACCATTTTAA
- a CDS encoding flippase-like domain-containing protein: MKKLLLFLFSFLVGALIFFWVLKIVGWQEIKNALLVFTGWQGLAILFITFLMAVFGTWKWKEILDGKGQKISFREMWRIYIATFSIRLLAPILIVGAEIFQGYMLKKRDEVPWPQGMASVILDRILEWTVNLIVILFGAVFFLLTIGIPPMKLLICVGIIILFFIAAISFFYVKAFKKQSMTKFLGRFMNNGQENHLFEIEKEIFSFFKPRKQNMWKVFILNFLRTGLMILRTWLLIIFLGGKIGFLSAISVLGFTYLAMIIPIPTSLGSHEAVQSFAFNYLHLKTATATAFTMIIRGAELMVALLGIFILFRLGVSLIKNIIFKRANKALNNYDGD, encoded by the coding sequence ATGAAAAAACTTTTACTTTTCCTATTTTCTTTTTTAGTCGGTGCATTGATTTTCTTTTGGGTTTTAAAGATAGTCGGCTGGCAGGAGATTAAAAACGCGCTCTTGGTTTTTACCGGCTGGCAGGGGTTGGCCATTCTCTTTATCACTTTTCTTATGGCTGTATTCGGCACCTGGAAATGGAAAGAGATTCTGGATGGCAAGGGCCAGAAAATATCTTTTAGGGAGATGTGGCGAATTTATATTGCCACTTTTTCCATCAGGCTTTTAGCGCCGATATTGATTGTCGGAGCAGAAATTTTCCAGGGATATATGCTTAAAAAAAGGGATGAGGTACCCTGGCCGCAGGGCATGGCCTCAGTGATACTGGATAGGATTCTGGAATGGACGGTGAACTTGATAGTCATTCTGTTTGGGGCCGTCTTCTTTCTTTTGACTATCGGCATCCCGCCGATGAAGCTTCTTATATGCGTCGGTATTATCATTTTATTTTTTATCGCTGCTATTTCGTTCTTTTACGTTAAAGCTTTCAAAAAGCAGAGTATGACGAAGTTTTTGGGCAGATTTATGAACAATGGACAGGAAAACCATCTTTTTGAAATTGAAAAAGAAATATTTTCCTTTTTTAAGCCAAGAAAACAGAATATGTGGAAGGTTTTTATCCTGAATTTTTTAAGAACTGGTTTGATGATTTTGCGGACTTGGCTTTTAATCATTTTCTTGGGAGGAAAGATTGGTTTTTTGTCTGCTATATCAGTCCTCGGTTTTACCTATCTGGCAATGATTATTCCCATTCCTACTTCTCTCGGTTCCCATGAAGCAGTTCAGTCATTTGCCTTTAATTATCTGCACCTAAAGACGGCAACAGCCACTGCTTTCACCATGATTATCAGAGGTGCTGAATTGATGGTTGCTTTGCTCGGCATTTTCATTTTATTCCGTTTGGGAGTATCTTTGATAAAAAACATAATTTTTAAAAGAGCCAACAAAGCTTTAAACAACTATGACGGGGATTAA
- a CDS encoding HD domain-containing protein codes for MINLISMKDVLNFLIKVGKLKRKDRKGWVINQIKNPESIAEHIFRAAILGWILGRKKKGINMEKLIKIALVHDLCEIYAGDTTPYDSILPKNKKQLKKLMKTWPRFSDAEKEKIAAGKYKREKKGLEKLIAKLPADLKNEIRNIWLDYEKKLTPEGRFFHQADRMENFLQAYEYWEKYKNPPLAPWWLWAREFFDDDVLLEFIEVLEKRFHKKRKR; via the coding sequence ATGATAAATTTAATTAGTATGAAAGACGTACTCAATTTTTTAATTAAAGTTGGCAAATTAAAGAGAAAAGATAGAAAAGGGTGGGTGATAAACCAGATTAAAAACCCGGAAAGCATTGCCGAGCATATTTTTCGCGCAGCCATATTAGGATGGATTTTGGGCAGGAAGAAAAAGGGCATTAATATGGAAAAGCTTATAAAAATTGCTCTTGTCCATGATTTGTGCGAAATATATGCTGGAGACACAACTCCATACGACTCAATCTTGCCGAAGAACAAAAAACAGCTTAAAAAGTTGATGAAAACCTGGCCGAGATTCTCAGATGCTGAAAAGGAAAAGATTGCTGCTGGCAAATATAAGAGAGAGAAAAAAGGATTGGAAAAACTTATCGCAAAATTGCCAGCCGATTTGAAAAACGAGATAAGGAATATCTGGTTGGATTACGAAAAAAAATTGACTCCGGAAGGAAGATTTTTCCATCAGGCAGACAGAATGGAAAACTTTTTACAGGCTTATGAATACTGGGAAAAGTACAAAAATCCTCCCTTGGCTCCTTGGTGGTTGTGGGCAAGAGAATTTTTTGACGATGATGTTTTATTGGAATTTATAGAAGTTTTGGAAAAAAGATTCCATAAAAAGAGAAAAAGATGA
- a CDS encoding GreA/GreB family elongation factor — translation MPEEKKFYLTKEGLKKIKNEYKSLKELKLAKTRGESPKVLQSEDLNPEYLVFQEDVSFLESRILEIDSIIKNATLIKSPRKEKQNIVDLGATISVEVGGQTDEFTLVGSLEANPSTGKISNESPVGIALLGHKAGEAVVVSSPIHTTYKIKKIKYRIS, via the coding sequence ATGCCAGAAGAAAAAAAGTTTTATCTAACCAAAGAAGGACTGAAAAAGATAAAGAATGAATACAAGAGCTTAAAAGAGCTTAAGCTTGCTAAAACCAGAGGAGAATCTCCTAAGGTTTTGCAGTCCGAAGATTTGAATCCCGAATATCTTGTTTTCCAGGAAGATGTCAGTTTTCTGGAGTCGAGGATATTAGAGATAGACAGCATTATTAAGAACGCTACTTTAATCAAATCTCCCCGCAAAGAAAAGCAAAATATTGTTGATTTGGGAGCGACCATTTCAGTTGAAGTTGGCGGGCAGACTGATGAATTCACTCTTGTCGGATCTCTGGAAGCCAATCCTTCTACCGGCAAAATTTCCAATGAATCACCTGTTGGCATAGCTCTTTTGGGGCACAAGGCCGGAGAAGCGGTTGTTGTTTCTTCTCCAATTCATACAACTTACAAGATTAAGAAGATAAAATACAGAATTAGCTGA